The Rubrobacter aplysinae DNA segment CGATCTTCCCGAGGTGACGCTGGTCGCCATCCTGGACGCGGACAAGGAAGGCTTCCTGCGCGGGGAGCGGGCCCTGATCCAGACCATAGGCCGCGCCGCCCGCAACACCGAGGGCCGGGTCATCATGTACGCCGACAAGCACACCGACGCGATGCAGGCGGCGTTGGGTGAGACCGAACGCCGGCGTGAGATACAGGCCGCCCACAACGAGCGTGAGGGGATAACCCCCCGGACCATCCAGAAAGGCGTCTCCGACATCCTCGTCGCCGCCGAGGCGAAGGGCCTGTACAAGGCCGGCCAGAAAGCCTCGAAGAAGGGCCGCGAGACCCCGCAGGACCCGGAAGAGCTACAGCGCCTCATCGCGGACCTGCAGGCCGAGATGGCCGAGGCCGCCGAGGATCTCAAGTTCGAGTACGCCGCCAAGCTCCGCGACGAGGTCAAGGACCTCGAACGCCAGCTACAGGAAGCTGGCTAGACGGCCTCGACCTGACGCTTTGCGCGGTGCGGGTCGAAGAGGGTGGCGAGCAGGGCGCAGGCTACCGGGATGACGGCCATCATCCCGAGGCCGAGGGCGTAGCCGCCGGAGAGCTGATAAAGGGCTGCGAGTGGTAGCGGGGCGAGGGCCGCGGCCGAGATGGAGACCATCGTGGCCGGCCCCTGTACGGCTCCGAGGCCCCGGCGGCCATAATAATGCGCCCAGATCACGCCGTTCACCACGCCGTGTATTCCGGAGGCGGAGCCGAGCACCAGCGCGTACACCGTTGCGAGCGCCGGAGTGGAGACGAACTGTAGCCCGACCACGGCGGCGAGTAGCAGCCCGAGACTCAACCACAGCGGCCTCAGAGGTCCGAGACGCTCGATGAGTGGACCGGCGAGAGCGGTCGCCCCGGCGCTCGCCGCGGCGAAGGCTATGAAGATCCCGGCCGCCGCGGCCGCACTCACGCCTCCTGCGCCGAGGATAGAGACCTGGTGGAACACCAGCGCCGTTACCACGAACGGTATCGCAGCGACCGGCACCGCCAGCAGCCAGAAATCCGGCGAAAGGAGAACCCGTTTGCGGTTACCGCCTTCCCGAGAAGCCGTGTCTTCCGTCTCATCTGCTGGTGGATGATCCGCACCATCGGGGTGGGCTCCGATCTTCTCGGGCCGGTCGCGGACGACGAAGATCGCCACCGGTATCAGGAGCAGCCACACCATTATCCCGAGGCCCATGTACGCTTGCCGCCACCCTACCGAGCCCACGAGGAACTGCGAGAGCGCGGGCAAGGCGGCGTTGGAGAGAGCGAGGCCCAGGATCACGACCGACATCGCCCGTCCGCGCCGGGTGACGAACCACTGCGCCGTGAGGATGGAGGCCGTGGTTGGCAGCGAGCCCTGCCCGAGCGCCCGCAGCGCCGCAAAGCCGAGGAACAGCGCAAGAGGCCCGGCGGCGAACGACATCCCGAAGCACGCCACGCCGAGGGCGAGGGCGATCCCGGCCAGCATCAGCCGCGCCCCGAAGCGGTCCACCATGCGGGCCACCACCACGACCATGACCGCGCTCACCGCCGTGCCGAGCGCGTACAGCGTGGAGACGTGGACCCGCGAGAGACCGGTGTCCCGGATAATGGGGTCCACGAAGATCGAGAACACGAAAGACTGTCCCGGACCGGAGCAGAAGGTGGCGAGCGTGGCGGCGGCCACCACGGCCCAGCCATAGAACGGCCTGCGGGAGCTTGGGAACAGGGATCTCAAGTATCGAGCTTCGCTTTCGTAGTACGAGGATAGTTACCGGGTTGCCGACCCCGGGCAATCGTTACAGGCTACCGCCGCAGGGTAGAACGTCAAGCCGGCTCTGGCGCGGAGGATCTCGGGGAACCGCGGGAAGGTACGTCATTACGAGCCCGCCGCAGCAGATTACGTACCGTTCTGTACCGGCCCGCAAGAGCGGTGCACTCGTGAGGCCGCCAGGCTGGTGCAGGTAGTCATCCCAGCAGAACCCGCCGAGAATCTTTGCAAGTCTATGAGACGTGCCCGTAGTCGGGCGGCGGGTTGTTGATCGGGATGTCCTCACCGCCGAGGGGGAGGGCCTCTTCCGCTATTTTTCGTCTGTTGCTCGTCCGTTATGCCGGCGGCCGCCGTCCGGGCCGCGCCTCTGGACGAGCGTATCTCCTCGCCCACCTTCTCGGCTAGGCTTTCGCTCCTCGGATGGTTGAAGAGGGTCTCCGCGCCTTCCTGGGTCGCGCTCCGCGCTATGGCGGTCCCGACGCCGCGGCCGGCCCGTATCACCCTACCGGCGGGCTTCTCGTGTACCCGACTCCGGGCGGGGAGTGGCGCTCGCGCGCCAGCCCGGGTCTACTCGTAGAGGCCGGCCTTCTGCTTCTGGGACTCCACCGCCTTCTTTATGCCCCGGGCTTCGGGCAAGGAGAGGCGCTCGAGCTTGTACTGGCGACCCTTGTTGGTCTGTACTGTCAGGGTGCAGTTTACGAAGCCCTTTACGGATACCGCCGACACGTCCCTGAGATCCAGCGTCTCCGTTTGTTTGTTCTGCCAGCCGCTGTGGAGCTCCATGCGCCGCGGGTAGACCTCGACTATGTTGTTGCTGCTCCCCGTCGCCTGGGCAATGGGCCTGTCTTCCAAATCGCTCCTCCTGGGCTTCCGGGTGACCTGGTCTAGTTTGGACGACCCTCTACGACGCCGGACGCGGCAAGACCCCGGAGCCGTAGTCCCGGAGTCTTGCTGCGGTCTGGTCTTGACCTGTCCGGTTAGGCGTTGGACCTGGTGACCTCTGGCCTGCCGGATCCGCCTGCACTACCGTTGCCGGTGCTGGGATGATCCGTCGCGACGAGGCCCTCGGAGTATCCGTAAACTCCGTGCTCGCTGATATCGAGACCGTTCATCTCCTGGTCGGCCTTGACCCGGATGCCGATGGTCGCCTTGAGCAAGGCGAAGACGGCGAACGAGGCTACGAACACGAATGACGCTACAGCTGCCACGGAGAGCG contains these protein-coding regions:
- a CDS encoding MFS transporter; amino-acid sequence: MRSLFPSSRRPFYGWAVVAAATLATFCSGPGQSFVFSIFVDPIIRDTGLSRVHVSTLYALGTAVSAVMVVVVARMVDRFGARLMLAGIALALGVACFGMSFAAGPLALFLGFAALRALGQGSLPTTASILTAQWFVTRRGRAMSVVILGLALSNAALPALSQFLVGSVGWRQAYMGLGIMVWLLLIPVAIFVVRDRPEKIGAHPDGADHPPADETEDTASREGGNRKRVLLSPDFWLLAVPVAAIPFVVTALVFHQVSILGAGGVSAAAAAGIFIAFAAASAGATALAGPLIERLGPLRPLWLSLGLLLAAVVGLQFVSTPALATVYALVLGSASGIHGVVNGVIWAHYYGRRGLGAVQGPATMVSISAAALAPLPLAALYQLSGGYALGLGMMAVIPVACALLATLFDPHRAKRQVEAV
- a CDS encoding PH domain-containing protein encodes the protein MEDRPIAQATGSSNNIVEVYPRRMELHSGWQNKQTETLDLRDVSAVSVKGFVNCTLTVQTNKGRQYKLERLSLPEARGIKKAVESQKQKAGLYE